The Methylomusa anaerophila genome has a segment encoding these proteins:
- the nifJ gene encoding pyruvate:ferredoxin (flavodoxin) oxidoreductase has product MTKKMKMKTMDGNCAAAHVAYAFTEVAAIYPITPSSTMAEYVDSWAAAGRQNIFGQPVRVVEMQSEAGAAGAVHGSLQAGALTTTFTASQGLLLMIPNMYKIAGELLPGVLHVSARAVAAAALNIFGDHQDVMATRQTGFALLAESSVQQVMDLAAVAHLAAIEGRVPFVSYFDGFRTSHEIQKIETWDYDDLAQMVNQDALAAFRQRALNPDHPVTRGTAQNPDIYFQGREVSNEYYLALPAIVEKYMAKVKELTGREYHLFNYYGAPDADRLIVAMGSVCETIEETIDYLNARGEKVGLLTVHLYRPFSIEHFLKYIPRTVAKIAVLDRTKEPGCAGEPLYLDVKNAFYRQQWQPVIVGGRYGLGSKDVVPAQIVAVYENLRSEAPKDGFTVGIVDDITHTSLPLGAAIDTTPAGTRACKFWGLGSDGTVGANKMAIKIIGDKTDLFAQGYFAYDSKKSGGITVSHLRFGTRPIKSPYLIHQADFIACHNQSYVTKYDVLAGLKPGGTFLLNCIWEEAELAANLPAAMKRFIAANEVNFYTINAVKIAREIGLGGRINMIMQAAFFKLADIIPVAEAVKYLKASVVDEYGNKGEKVVHMNYAAIDQGVDALVKIAVPAAWKEARDSAVAGKEVPEFIRKVVIPMNRTEGDQLPLSVLKDMGLTDGTFPPGTAAYEKRGIAVEVPEWQVDNCIQCNQCAFVCPHACIRPVLVSEAEVKNAPAGFVTKPVAGADGLHYRLAVSPYDCTGCGNCVQVCPAKEKAIVMQPMGSQLAQAQLWDYAMNLAPKANPVKKETVRGSQFETPYLEFSGACAGCLETAYAKLVTQLFGDRMMIANATGCSSIWGASAPAMPYCTDKRGYGPAWANSLFEDNAEFGLGMHLGVQQVRERLAARVAAALPLADGEVKTALAEWLDKKDRGAGSRERADKLSTALTAVRGTNALLDEISGYQDFFVKRSQWIFGGDGWAYDIGYGGLDHVLATGEDVNVLVFDTEVYSNTGGQSSKATPAAAIAQFAASGKRTKKKDLGMMAMSYGYVYVAQICMGADKNQTLKAIAEAEAYPGPSLIIAYSPCINHGLKLGMGNSQLEGKRAVEAGYWAMYRYNPALKELGKNPFTLDSKEPTADFKEFLLGEVRYSSLQKLFPEQAEELFAKTAKDAAERLAGYKRLAQTSEKELGI; this is encoded by the coding sequence ATGACCAAAAAAATGAAAATGAAAACCATGGACGGCAACTGCGCCGCCGCCCACGTAGCCTACGCATTCACGGAAGTGGCGGCCATCTATCCCATTACGCCGTCGTCCACCATGGCGGAATACGTGGACAGCTGGGCGGCGGCCGGCCGGCAAAACATCTTCGGCCAACCGGTCCGGGTTGTGGAAATGCAATCGGAAGCCGGCGCGGCCGGCGCCGTGCATGGCTCTCTGCAGGCCGGCGCCCTGACCACCACCTTTACCGCGTCCCAGGGCTTGCTGTTAATGATTCCTAATATGTATAAGATCGCCGGCGAGCTGCTGCCGGGGGTGCTGCACGTAAGCGCCCGGGCCGTGGCTGCCGCCGCCCTCAATATCTTCGGCGACCACCAGGATGTAATGGCCACCCGCCAGACCGGTTTCGCCCTGCTGGCCGAAAGCAGTGTGCAGCAGGTCATGGATTTGGCAGCAGTGGCCCATCTGGCGGCCATCGAGGGCCGGGTGCCGTTTGTGAGCTATTTTGACGGCTTCCGGACTTCCCATGAGATTCAAAAGATTGAAACCTGGGATTATGACGATTTAGCGCAAATGGTGAATCAGGACGCGCTGGCCGCCTTCCGCCAACGCGCCCTCAATCCGGATCATCCGGTAACCCGGGGCACGGCCCAGAACCCGGATATTTACTTCCAGGGCCGGGAGGTCAGCAATGAGTATTACCTGGCCCTGCCGGCAATCGTGGAAAAATATATGGCGAAAGTGAAAGAACTTACCGGCCGGGAGTACCATCTGTTCAACTACTACGGCGCGCCGGACGCCGACCGGCTGATTGTCGCCATGGGCTCGGTCTGCGAAACGATTGAGGAAACCATTGATTATTTAAATGCCCGGGGAGAAAAGGTCGGCCTCCTGACCGTTCACCTGTATCGCCCTTTCTCCATTGAGCACTTCCTAAAATACATTCCCCGCACCGTGGCCAAAATCGCCGTGCTGGACCGCACCAAGGAACCCGGCTGCGCCGGCGAACCTTTGTACCTGGATGTTAAGAACGCTTTTTACCGCCAGCAGTGGCAGCCGGTCATTGTCGGCGGCCGCTACGGCCTGGGTTCCAAAGACGTGGTGCCGGCGCAAATCGTGGCTGTTTACGAAAATCTCAGGAGCGAGGCGCCCAAAGACGGCTTTACGGTGGGGATTGTGGACGATATCACCCATACTTCCCTGCCTCTGGGGGCCGCTATCGATACCACGCCGGCCGGCACCCGGGCCTGCAAGTTCTGGGGACTGGGTTCGGACGGCACTGTGGGCGCCAACAAGATGGCCATTAAGATTATCGGCGACAAAACCGATTTGTTTGCCCAGGGCTATTTTGCCTATGATTCCAAGAAATCAGGCGGCATAACCGTTTCCCACCTGCGTTTCGGCACCCGGCCGATCAAGTCCCCGTACCTGATCCACCAGGCAGACTTTATTGCCTGCCATAACCAGTCCTATGTGACGAAATACGACGTGCTGGCCGGTTTGAAGCCGGGGGGAACCTTCCTGCTCAACTGTATCTGGGAGGAGGCGGAGCTGGCGGCAAACCTGCCGGCGGCTATGAAGCGGTTTATCGCCGCCAACGAGGTGAATTTCTATACCATCAACGCGGTAAAAATAGCGAGAGAAATTGGTCTGGGCGGCCGCATTAACATGATCATGCAGGCGGCATTTTTTAAACTGGCCGACATCATCCCGGTTGCCGAGGCGGTAAAGTACTTGAAGGCTTCGGTTGTGGACGAATACGGCAACAAAGGGGAAAAGGTGGTCCATATGAATTACGCCGCCATTGATCAGGGGGTTGACGCCCTGGTTAAGATTGCCGTTCCCGCCGCCTGGAAGGAGGCCCGCGATTCGGCAGTTGCCGGGAAAGAGGTGCCTGAATTCATCCGGAAGGTAGTTATTCCCATGAACCGCACCGAAGGGGATCAGCTGCCCCTGAGCGTGCTCAAGGATATGGGCCTGACTGACGGCACCTTCCCGCCGGGGACGGCCGCTTATGAGAAACGCGGCATCGCCGTTGAGGTGCCGGAATGGCAGGTGGACAATTGCATCCAGTGCAACCAATGCGCCTTCGTTTGTCCCCACGCCTGCATCCGGCCGGTGCTGGTGAGCGAAGCCGAGGTAAAGAACGCCCCCGCCGGGTTCGTAACCAAGCCGGTTGCCGGTGCTGACGGCCTGCACTACCGGCTGGCGGTATCGCCTTATGACTGCACCGGCTGCGGCAATTGCGTCCAGGTATGCCCGGCCAAGGAAAAGGCGATTGTCATGCAGCCCATGGGCAGCCAGCTGGCCCAGGCGCAGCTGTGGGATTATGCCATGAACCTTGCGCCCAAGGCGAATCCGGTGAAAAAGGAAACGGTCCGGGGCAGCCAGTTCGAAACGCCGTACCTGGAGTTCTCCGGGGCCTGCGCCGGCTGTCTGGAGACCGCTTACGCCAAACTGGTGACCCAGCTGTTCGGCGACCGGATGATGATTGCCAATGCCACCGGCTGTTCGTCCATCTGGGGCGCTTCCGCGCCGGCCATGCCGTACTGCACCGACAAGCGCGGTTACGGTCCGGCCTGGGCCAATTCCCTGTTTGAAGATAACGCCGAATTCGGCCTGGGCATGCACCTGGGCGTGCAGCAGGTGCGGGAGCGGCTGGCAGCCAGGGTTGCCGCGGCGCTGCCTCTGGCTGACGGGGAAGTGAAAACGGCTTTAGCCGAGTGGCTGGACAAAAAGGATAGGGGCGCCGGTTCCCGGGAGCGGGCGGATAAGCTGAGCACCGCCCTCACGGCGGTCCGGGGCACGAATGCCCTGCTGGATGAAATTTCTGGCTATCAGGATTTCTTTGTCAAACGTTCCCAGTGGATCTTCGGCGGCGACGGCTGGGCCTATGATATCGGCTACGGGGGTCTCGATCATGTTTTGGCCACCGGCGAGGATGTGAATGTGCTGGTCTTTGACACCGAAGTATATTCCAACACCGGCGGTCAGTCCTCGAAAGCCACGCCGGCGGCGGCCATTGCCCAGTTCGCGGCCAGCGGCAAGCGGACGAAGAAAAAAGACCTGGGCATGATGGCGATGAGCTACGGCTATGTCTATGTGGCGCAAATTTGCATGGGAGCCGACAAAAACCAGACGTTGAAGGCGATCGCCGAAGCCGAGGCTTATCCCGGACCGTCCCTGATCATCGCTTACTCGCCGTGCATCAACCATGGCCTGAAACTGGGCATGGGCAACAGCCAGCTGGAGGGCAAGCGGGCCGTGGAAGCCGGCTACTGGGCCATGTACCGCTACAATCCGGCGCTGAAAGAGCTGGGCAAAAATCCGTTTACGCTGGATTCCAAGGAGCCTACCGCTGATTTCAAGGAGTTCCTGCTGGGGGAAGTGCGTTATTCCTCGCTGCAAAAACTGTTCCCGGAGCAAGCGGAGGAGTTGTTTGCCAAAACGGCTAAGGACGCGGCGGAAAGATTGGCCGGCTACAAGCGGCTGGCGCAAACATCGGAGAAAGAATTGGGCATATAA
- a CDS encoding NAD(P)-dependent malic enzyme has translation MDIREQALKMHKDYQGKLAVVSKVPLANGHDLSLAYTPGVAEPCKDIKTNKDLSFEYTCRGNMIAVVSDGTRVLGLGDIGPEAAIPVMEGKAVLFKAFGDVDAVPICLDTKDPDKFIETVKLLQPTFAGINLEDISSPKCYDIEDRLKAEMDIPVFHDDQHGTAIAALSALIGALRLVKKNLATAAIVVNGAGAAGTAIGRLLVNAGAQNVIIVDIHGALYDGMPGLNRVQEQLAKVTNKEKRQGDLTAMARGADALLGVSVPGAFTKEIISSMNTDAIVLAMANPVPEISYAEAKAAGAKVAGTGRSDAPNQVNNVTVFPGVFRGAIDVRARQINETMKIAAAYAIADLIPASELKEDFIVPNAFDPRVAPAVAAAVARTAMETGVARIQVDPEEIRANTATRIKLSKNKRER, from the coding sequence ATGGATATTAGAGAACAAGCTTTGAAAATGCACAAAGATTATCAGGGGAAATTGGCTGTCGTCAGCAAAGTGCCGCTGGCCAACGGGCACGATCTTAGTTTGGCCTATACACCCGGTGTAGCCGAACCATGTAAGGACATAAAAACCAATAAAGATTTGTCCTTTGAATATACTTGCCGGGGCAACATGATCGCGGTTGTGAGTGACGGGACCCGGGTGCTGGGGTTAGGTGATATCGGGCCGGAGGCCGCTATTCCGGTAATGGAAGGCAAAGCTGTTTTATTTAAAGCCTTTGGTGATGTTGACGCCGTTCCCATTTGCCTGGATACCAAAGACCCTGACAAATTTATTGAAACGGTAAAGCTCCTGCAACCAACTTTTGCCGGAATCAACCTGGAGGATATTTCTTCACCCAAATGTTATGATATCGAAGACCGACTGAAAGCCGAGATGGATATCCCGGTATTTCATGATGATCAGCACGGCACAGCGATTGCTGCCTTATCGGCGCTTATCGGCGCACTGCGGTTGGTCAAAAAAAATCTGGCGACTGCGGCGATTGTTGTAAACGGTGCCGGTGCTGCCGGCACTGCCATCGGCCGGTTGCTGGTCAATGCCGGAGCGCAGAATGTTATTATTGTAGATATCCACGGAGCATTATATGACGGAATGCCTGGACTAAACCGGGTGCAGGAGCAGCTTGCCAAAGTTACCAATAAAGAAAAACGGCAAGGCGATTTAACCGCTATGGCGCGGGGAGCCGACGCCCTCCTGGGCGTCTCGGTTCCCGGCGCATTCACTAAAGAAATTATTAGTTCCATGAATACTGATGCCATTGTGCTGGCCATGGCCAATCCAGTACCGGAAATCAGCTACGCTGAAGCTAAGGCCGCCGGGGCTAAAGTCGCAGGTACCGGCCGGTCTGACGCTCCCAATCAAGTTAATAATGTTACCGTTTTTCCCGGAGTTTTCCGCGGCGCAATCGACGTTCGCGCCCGGCAAATTAATGAAACCATGAAAATTGCCGCCGCATACGCTATTGCCGATTTGATTCCGGCAAGCGAGCTTAAAGAAGACTTTATTGTTCCCAACGCCTTCGATCCAAGAGTAGCTCCGGCGGTTGCCGCCGCAGTAGCCCGAACGGCAATGGAAACGGGAGTGGCGAGAATTCAGGTTGATCCCGAAGAAATACGGGCAAATACAGCCACCCGGATTAAATTGAGTAAAAATAAGCGGGAAAGATAA